The following are from one region of the Hyphomicrobium album genome:
- a CDS encoding PH domain-containing protein: MSYVQRVLQPGEQVRQMSSIHWIGYWPGAAVALLAVAACWLSDTRLLPGIWRYTAYALALVAVALLIQQWLRWWITEIAVTDRRVIYKKGLIRRQTNEMNMDKVESVQIDQSILGRMLDYGDVTILGTGEGLETLRTIANPIELRNSITGTTHKA; this comes from the coding sequence ATGAGCTATGTCCAGCGTGTCTTGCAGCCGGGTGAGCAGGTCCGGCAAATGTCGTCCATTCATTGGATCGGTTACTGGCCCGGCGCTGCGGTTGCACTCCTCGCGGTGGCCGCTTGCTGGCTCAGCGACACGCGGCTCCTGCCGGGAATTTGGCGGTATACGGCATACGCCCTCGCGCTCGTTGCGGTCGCTCTTTTGATCCAGCAATGGCTCCGGTGGTGGATCACCGAGATCGCAGTCACCGACCGGCGGGTGATCTACAAGAAAGGTCTAATCCGGCGGCAAACCAACGAGATGAACATGGACAAAGTCGAGAGCGTCCAGATCGATCAATCAATCCTCGGTCGTATGCTCGACTATGGCGATGTGACGATCCTTGGCACCGGCGAAGGCTTAGAGACGCTCCGCACCATCGCCAACCCCATCGAGCTTCGAAACAGCATCACCGGAACGACCCACAAAGCTTAG
- a CDS encoding anhydro-N-acetylmuramic acid kinase, producing MHGKVIMGKLRRALGLMSGTSMDGIDVALLDTDGDRELRQGPAASYAYPPEIKVKLRSALAEAKGLAAREQRPGSLGDVERALTELNADAVDRFLRANGVDKGNIDIIGYHGQTVLHDAPRRLTVQLGDGRLLADRTGVDVVFDLRAADVAAGGQGAPLVPVYHRALATQVPELPAAFLNVGGVANVTWIGRDGRMLAFDTGPGNALIDDWVLAHTGATHDAGGALAAKGTCNEDALQQLLTNNYFGVPPPKSLDRNDFSSAPIEGLSLEDGAATLTAFTAAAIGKAREHMPEEPRLWVVCGGGRKNKTLMGLIASHVQNAVVPAEALGLDGDFIEAQAWAYLAVRSALQLPITFPETTGAPAPMTGGVLLGSR from the coding sequence ATGCACGGGAAGGTCATCATGGGCAAGCTACGGCGCGCGCTGGGGCTGATGAGCGGCACGTCGATGGACGGCATCGACGTGGCGCTGCTCGACACCGACGGCGATCGCGAGTTACGGCAGGGCCCGGCTGCGAGCTACGCCTATCCGCCCGAGATCAAGGTCAAGCTGCGCTCGGCGCTCGCCGAGGCCAAGGGGCTTGCCGCGCGCGAGCAGCGTCCCGGTTCTCTAGGCGACGTGGAGCGGGCGCTGACCGAGCTCAATGCCGACGCGGTCGACCGTTTCCTGCGTGCCAACGGGGTCGACAAGGGCAACATCGACATCATCGGTTATCACGGGCAGACGGTGCTGCACGACGCGCCGCGACGGCTGACGGTGCAACTCGGCGACGGCCGCCTGCTGGCCGATCGCACCGGCGTCGACGTGGTGTTCGACTTGCGTGCCGCCGATGTCGCCGCAGGCGGCCAGGGCGCGCCCCTGGTGCCGGTTTATCACCGCGCGCTCGCCACGCAGGTGCCGGAGCTGCCGGCCGCGTTCCTCAATGTCGGCGGCGTCGCCAACGTCACCTGGATCGGCCGCGACGGCCGCATGCTCGCGTTCGACACCGGCCCCGGCAACGCGCTCATCGACGACTGGGTGCTGGCGCACACGGGCGCAACGCACGACGCCGGTGGCGCGCTCGCGGCCAAAGGCACGTGCAACGAGGATGCACTTCAGCAACTCTTGACCAACAACTACTTCGGCGTGCCGCCGCCGAAGTCGCTCGACCGCAACGACTTCTCTTCCGCGCCTATTGAAGGCCTATCGCTCGAGGACGGGGCGGCGACGCTCACCGCTTTCACCGCCGCGGCGATTGGCAAGGCCCGCGAGCACATGCCGGAGGAGCCGCGCCTCTGGGTCGTGTGCGGCGGCGGGCGCAAGAACAAGACGCTGATGGGGCTGATCGCCTCGCACGTGCAGAACGCGGTGGTGCCGGCCGAAGCGCTCGGCCTCGACGGCGATTTCATCGAGGCGCAGGCGTGGGCCTATCTGGCGGTGCGCTCGGCATTGCAATTGCCGATCACCTTTCCGGAGACCACCGGCGCGCCGGCGCCGATGACCGGAGGCGTCCTCCTCGGTTCGCGCTAA
- the tyrS gene encoding tyrosine--tRNA ligase: MTQLKSDFLKILTERGFIHQCSDTAGLDDLAAKGGLVSYVGYDCTAPSLHVGSLISIMMLHWLQQTGGKPVVLMGGGTTQVGDPSGKDETRKILTLEDIERNKTGMQQAFAKFLVFGSGKTDAAMVDNAEWLARLNYIAFLRDVGKHFSVNRMLTMDSAKLRLEREQELSFIEFNYMLLQAYDFVELSRRYECRLQMGGSDQWGNIVTGIDLGRRMGTPQLYALTCPLLTTASGAKMGKTAAGAIWLNEEQLSAYDYWQFWRNTEDADVERFLKLYTTLPLSEVAKLAALKGADINEAKKALATEATALLHGREKAEAAAETARQTFEQGASAEGLPTVELPKADLAAGIGVLTAFVQAGLVKSNGEARRQIQGGGLRVNDQAVADEKALLTAADVAGDGSIKLSLGKKKHVLLKPV, from the coding sequence ATGACCCAACTGAAATCCGACTTTCTGAAGATTCTTACCGAACGCGGGTTCATACACCAGTGCTCGGATACGGCCGGCCTCGACGACCTCGCCGCCAAGGGCGGCCTCGTTTCATACGTGGGCTACGATTGCACCGCGCCGTCGCTCCACGTCGGCAGCCTCATCTCCATCATGATGCTGCACTGGCTGCAACAGACCGGCGGCAAGCCGGTCGTGCTCATGGGCGGCGGCACCACGCAGGTCGGCGATCCCTCTGGCAAGGACGAGACACGCAAGATCCTGACGCTGGAAGACATCGAGCGCAACAAGACCGGCATGCAGCAGGCGTTCGCCAAATTCCTGGTGTTCGGCTCCGGCAAGACCGACGCGGCGATGGTCGACAACGCCGAGTGGCTGGCGCGGCTCAACTACATCGCCTTCCTACGCGATGTCGGAAAGCATTTCTCCGTCAACCGCATGCTGACGATGGATTCGGCCAAGCTGCGGCTCGAGCGCGAGCAGGAGCTGTCGTTCATCGAGTTCAACTACATGCTCTTGCAGGCCTACGATTTCGTCGAGCTGTCGCGCCGCTACGAGTGCCGTCTGCAGATGGGCGGCTCGGACCAGTGGGGCAACATCGTCACCGGCATCGACCTCGGCCGTCGCATGGGCACGCCGCAGCTTTACGCGCTGACCTGCCCCCTGCTGACGACTGCGTCGGGCGCCAAGATGGGCAAGACCGCCGCCGGCGCCATCTGGCTCAACGAGGAGCAGCTGTCGGCCTACGACTACTGGCAGTTCTGGCGCAACACCGAGGATGCCGACGTCGAGCGGTTCCTGAAACTCTACACGACGCTGCCGCTTTCCGAGGTGGCGAAGCTCGCGGCGCTGAAGGGTGCGGACATCAACGAGGCGAAGAAGGCGCTGGCGACGGAAGCGACGGCGCTACTGCACGGGCGGGAGAAGGCCGAGGCGGCGGCGGAAACGGCGCGCCAGACCTTCGAGCAGGGCGCCAGCGCCGAGGGGCTGCCGACGGTGGAGCTGCCGAAAGCCGACCTTGCCGCCGGCATCGGCGTGCTGACCGCATTCGTACAGGCCGGGCTCGTCAAGTCGAACGGCGAGGCGCGCCGCCAGATCCAGGGCGGCGGCCTGCGCGTCAACGATCAGGCGGTGGCCGACGAAAAGGCCCTGCTTACCGCGGCCGACGTGGCCGGCGACGGGTCCATCAAGCTATCGCTCGGCAAGAAGAAGCACGTCCTGCTGAAGCCGGTCTGA
- a CDS encoding AsmA-like C-terminal region-containing protein: MTTAAVACDNVLHGVGRFAFILAPFLMLALLVAGLGYVRLRHGPISLNFLAEPIERGINAELAGNSVRIDDVVVSLAESGGLEFRLRNIRMHEKDGDVVASAPFAAVELSSAALWSMRVVPARIELIEPRLFLYYSENGGLALSFSKPVATEAPLTNAATEPIAPTPVPAERPAQAVAASREAAGPLKRIDLARVVTDMSSRARQRLDASSYLRELGLRNATVLVDYSGRTTEWRVPSLTVGLTHARTRSVIAGRASVAAAGGKPWQLTFETDESEKNRTLTIKTSVTDLVPRSISGTLPQLSLLQALDLPVNGNATLEMTSDGDIRTASLSIDVGHGSLQLPALPEAPLEVDGGSVKLAYDGAAEKITLAPSTLSWRGSRVTISGTAAEEKADPQNASWTFSLRSDSGSFAAEEFKVPAVALDEWRASGRIVPRRGQIELAEFKLRAGGAEIALSGDLVTGVEPASTRIEGTLSPMPLNTLKALWPKAIAPGARDWVGERIDRASIQGGKFRFLSGAHMAPGMSVGAQEHQLSFFLDTADLELRVIDALPPITVPRATTRIENDGLEVNIPEANIVVAPDRIVPLQAGRFTAVDIMSEVPTGEIVFASQSTVAPVMALIAHADPEFLEETNLPRDGMEGKFESKFKIGLPLLADVPTSAIKVEGKGKLTDGRVKQFLGAYQVQSASFDIDLSEKAAGANGQMLINGVLAKLAWQRIFDAPMDKQPPLRLTATLDNTDRSQLGLDINQMVQGVVPVEVTVGRDASDQSIVRLHADLTNADLLLEGVGWRKPPGRAATLQCDIAKGKTYKTELQNFKVAGDDIAIEGWAAIDAENRLREFFFPDFSLNVITRMELQGKLGRDDVWKVSARGSTFDGRDFFRSLFSLGQLADQAASKPKNPREGIDLDAKIDTVIGHREVSLRNVTVKMSKRADKLTALDVRSTLDGGKPLAVMLREEAGQQRKLYADSTDAGQAFKLIDFYPNIQGGRVRLEVNLEGKGAAEKTGTLWVEQFRILGDPVVSEVFSGADEGRPAIDGAAGRSNKQVVREVFEFNLMRVPFSVGYGQFVMSDSQLRGPMLGASIRGKVDYKMRRVNLGGTYVPLQGLNSALCEIPLFGAIITGPKCEGISGMTFAIQGSMDRPEVIVNPLSMLAPGIFRDIFQMTPFDPKVQRRDDDPGSSREGVRASSTIGKAGDDGKPTGAPGTVVGSDTVDGWNSQTVSPPTRKQ, from the coding sequence GTGACGACGGCTGCCGTCGCTTGCGACAACGTCCTGCACGGGGTCGGGCGTTTCGCCTTCATCCTCGCGCCGTTCCTCATGCTGGCGCTGCTCGTCGCCGGCCTCGGCTACGTCCGCCTGCGGCACGGGCCCATCTCGCTCAATTTCCTCGCCGAGCCGATCGAGCGGGGCATCAACGCCGAGCTCGCCGGCAATTCCGTGCGTATCGACGACGTCGTCGTCAGCTTGGCTGAGAGCGGCGGCCTTGAGTTCCGCCTGCGCAACATCCGCATGCACGAGAAGGACGGCGATGTCGTCGCCTCCGCACCGTTCGCCGCCGTCGAGCTCTCGAGCGCCGCGCTTTGGTCGATGCGCGTAGTGCCCGCCCGCATCGAGCTGATCGAGCCGCGCCTGTTTCTCTACTATTCGGAGAACGGCGGCCTGGCGCTCAGCTTCTCCAAGCCGGTGGCGACCGAGGCGCCGCTTACTAATGCGGCGACGGAACCCATCGCACCGACGCCGGTGCCGGCAGAGCGGCCGGCGCAGGCCGTGGCCGCCTCGCGCGAGGCGGCAGGCCCGCTGAAGCGCATCGATCTCGCCCGCGTTGTCACCGACATGTCGTCGCGCGCCCGGCAGCGCCTCGACGCAAGCTCCTACTTGCGCGAGTTGGGTCTGCGCAATGCGACCGTGCTCGTCGACTACTCCGGCCGCACCACGGAGTGGCGCGTGCCGAGCCTCACCGTGGGCCTGACGCACGCGCGCACGCGCAGCGTCATCGCCGGCCGCGCCAGCGTGGCGGCGGCGGGCGGCAAGCCCTGGCAGCTCACCTTCGAGACCGACGAGTCGGAGAAAAACCGGACGCTGACCATCAAGACGTCGGTCACCGATCTGGTGCCGCGCTCGATTTCCGGCACGCTGCCGCAACTCTCTCTCTTGCAGGCCCTCGATCTGCCGGTGAACGGCAACGCTACGCTCGAGATGACCAGCGACGGCGACATCCGCACCGCCTCGCTGTCGATCGATGTCGGGCATGGAAGCCTTCAGCTGCCCGCATTGCCCGAGGCGCCGCTGGAGGTCGACGGCGGCTCCGTGAAGCTCGCTTACGACGGCGCCGCGGAGAAGATCACGCTCGCGCCTTCCACACTCAGCTGGCGCGGCAGCCGGGTGACGATTTCCGGGACTGCGGCGGAGGAGAAGGCCGATCCCCAGAACGCGTCGTGGACATTCAGCCTGCGATCCGACTCCGGCTCGTTCGCTGCCGAGGAGTTCAAGGTCCCTGCCGTGGCCCTCGACGAATGGCGTGCCAGTGGCCGGATCGTGCCGCGCCGCGGTCAGATCGAGCTCGCCGAGTTCAAGCTGCGAGCCGGAGGCGCCGAGATTGCCCTTTCCGGCGACCTCGTCACCGGCGTCGAGCCGGCGAGCACGCGCATCGAAGGCACGTTGAGCCCGATGCCGCTCAACACGCTCAAGGCACTGTGGCCCAAGGCGATCGCGCCCGGCGCGCGCGATTGGGTGGGCGAGAGGATCGATCGTGCCTCGATCCAGGGTGGCAAGTTCCGTTTCTTGAGTGGCGCGCACATGGCGCCGGGAATGAGCGTCGGCGCGCAGGAGCACCAGCTCTCGTTCTTTCTCGACACCGCCGACTTGGAGCTGCGCGTCATCGACGCGCTGCCGCCGATTACGGTGCCGCGGGCCACGACTCGCATTGAGAACGATGGGCTCGAGGTCAATATTCCCGAGGCCAATATCGTCGTGGCTCCCGACCGCATCGTGCCGCTGCAGGCCGGTCGATTCACCGCCGTCGACATCATGAGCGAGGTGCCCACCGGCGAGATCGTCTTCGCCTCGCAATCGACCGTCGCCCCCGTCATGGCGCTCATCGCCCATGCCGACCCGGAATTCCTGGAGGAGACGAACCTGCCGCGCGACGGCATGGAGGGCAAGTTCGAGTCCAAGTTCAAGATCGGCCTGCCGCTGCTCGCCGACGTGCCGACCAGCGCCATCAAGGTTGAAGGCAAGGGCAAGCTCACCGACGGCCGCGTCAAGCAGTTTCTCGGCGCCTATCAGGTGCAGAGCGCCAGCTTCGATATCGACCTTTCGGAGAAAGCCGCCGGCGCCAACGGTCAGATGCTGATCAACGGCGTGCTCGCCAAGCTCGCCTGGCAGCGCATCTTCGATGCGCCGATGGACAAGCAGCCGCCGCTCCGCCTGACGGCGACGCTCGACAACACCGACCGCAGTCAGCTCGGGCTCGACATCAATCAAATGGTGCAGGGCGTGGTGCCGGTCGAAGTTACCGTGGGCCGTGACGCGTCGGACCAATCGATCGTGCGGCTGCACGCCGATCTGACCAATGCCGATCTGCTCCTTGAGGGCGTAGGCTGGCGCAAACCGCCGGGCCGCGCCGCGACGCTCCAGTGCGACATCGCGAAGGGCAAAACCTACAAGACCGAGCTGCAGAACTTCAAGGTCGCCGGCGACGACATCGCCATCGAGGGTTGGGCGGCGATCGACGCGGAGAACCGCCTGCGCGAGTTCTTCTTCCCCGACTTCTCCTTGAACGTCATCACGCGCATGGAGCTGCAGGGCAAGCTCGGCCGCGACGACGTATGGAAGGTGTCGGCGCGCGGCAGCACCTTCGACGGCCGCGACTTCTTCCGCTCGCTGTTCTCGCTTGGCCAGCTTGCCGACCAGGCCGCGTCGAAGCCGAAGAATCCGCGCGAGGGTATCGACCTTGACGCCAAGATCGACACCGTCATCGGCCACCGCGAGGTGTCGCTGCGCAACGTCACGGTCAAAATGTCGAAGCGCGCCGACAAGCTGACGGCACTGGACGTGCGCTCCACCCTCGATGGCGGAAAGCCGCTGGCGGTGATGCTGCGCGAGGAGGCGGGACAGCAGCGCAAGCTCTATGCGGATTCCACCGATGCCGGTCAGGCGTTCAAGCTGATCGACTTCTACCCCAACATCCAGGGCGGCCGCGTGCGGCTCGAGGTCAACCTGGAAGGCAAGGGCGCCGCCGAGAAGACGGGCACGCTCTGGGTCGAGCAGTTCCGTATTCTTGGCGACCCGGTTGTTTCGGAAGTGTTCAGCGGCGCTGATGAGGGGCGTCCGGCGATCGACGGCGCCGCCGGCCGGTCCAACAAGCAGGTCGTGCGCGAGGTGTTCGAGTTCAACCTTATGCGCGTGCCGTTCTCGGTCGGCTACGGCCAGTTCGTGATGAGCGATTCTCAGCTGCGCGGGCCCATGCTGGGCGCCTCGATTCGCGGCAAGGTCGACTACAAAATGCGGCGCGTGAACCTGGGTGGCACCTACGTGCCGCTCCAGGGTCTCAACAGCGCCTTGTGCGAGATCCCCCTGTTCGGCGCCATCATCACTGGCCCGAAGTGCGAAGGCATCTCCGGCATGACCTTCGCCATCCAGGGCTCGATGGATCGGCCCGAGGTGATTGTTAATCCGCTCTCGATGCTGGCGCCGGGCATCTTCCGCGACATCTTCCAGATGACGCCGTTCGATCCCAAGGTGCAGCGGCGCGACGACGACCCGGGCAGCAGTCGTGAGGGCGTGCGCGCGTCGAGTACGATCGGCAAGGCCGGCGACGACGGCAAGCCGACGGGAGCGCCGGGCACGGTTGTCGGCTCGGACACCGTTGACGGCTGGAATTCGCAGACCGTCTCGCCGCCGACCCGCAAGCAGTGA
- a CDS encoding peroxiredoxin, with product MHVHGQKRQKKGISVTIADGMTPPDFELPDGDGESVRLSALRGRPVVVYFYPKDDTSGCTAEAKDFTCLAQDFRAAGAELLGISPDSPASHRKFQDKYGLDVRLLSDEARSAAEAYGVWVEKQMYGRKYMGVERATFLIDTAGKVARVWRNVRVPGHAEEVLAALRAMKA from the coding sequence ATGCACGTGCATGGGCAAAAACGACAAAAGAAAGGCATCTCGGTGACCATCGCGGACGGCATGACGCCCCCCGACTTCGAGTTGCCCGACGGTGACGGCGAGAGCGTAAGACTGTCGGCGCTGCGCGGCCGTCCGGTCGTTGTTTATTTCTATCCCAAGGATGATACGTCGGGCTGCACCGCCGAGGCCAAGGACTTCACCTGCCTCGCCCAGGATTTCCGCGCCGCCGGCGCCGAGCTGCTAGGAATTTCTCCAGACAGCCCGGCCAGCCACCGCAAATTCCAGGACAAGTACGGCCTCGACGTTCGTCTGTTGTCGGATGAAGCCCGCAGCGCCGCGGAGGCGTACGGGGTCTGGGTCGAAAAGCAGATGTACGGGCGCAAATACATGGGCGTCGAGCGTGCCACATTCTTGATAGATACGGCGGGCAAGGTGGCCCGGGTCTGGCGCAACGTCCGCGTGCCGGGCCATGCCGAAGAGGTTTTGGCTGCGCTGCGGGCGATGAAAGCTTAG
- a CDS encoding bactofilin family protein: MLPNFKRSETEPPKVSPSFAPASTPPTPSSSSRPIGLARSSERNAPSVIGPDLTINGNLISKGEVQIDGEVQGDIQGTYVVIGEKARITGGIVAEEIVVRGHVMGSVRGKRVMLQSSSHVEGDIFHQALAIEQGAFFEGKSRRSDDPTGDNQKPEFPSLSGSSLG, from the coding sequence ATGTTGCCGAATTTCAAGAGATCCGAGACGGAGCCGCCCAAGGTCAGCCCGAGCTTCGCACCCGCGAGCACGCCGCCCACGCCTTCGTCCTCGTCCCGCCCGATCGGGCTCGCCCGCTCGTCCGAGCGTAATGCACCTTCCGTCATCGGCCCCGATCTTACGATCAATGGCAACCTCATCTCCAAAGGTGAAGTCCAGATCGACGGCGAGGTCCAGGGCGACATCCAGGGCACCTACGTCGTGATCGGCGAGAAGGCGCGCATCACCGGCGGCATCGTCGCCGAGGAGATCGTCGTGCGCGGCCACGTGATGGGCTCGGTGCGCGGCAAGCGCGTCATGCTGCAGTCCTCCAGCCACGTCGAGGGCGACATCTTCCATCAGGCGCTGGCCATCGAGCAGGGCGCCTTCTTCGAAGGCAAGTCGCGCCGTTCGGACGATCCGACGGGCGACAACCAGAAGCCGGAATTTCCTTCCCTCTCCGGCTCTAGCCTTGGCTAA
- a CDS encoding AAA family ATPase, protein MKIRAIRLKEVGRFSAPVALEGLTGGLDVLAGPNELGKSTILKAVNTALFLPHTSKKQEIEELRPYAGGAPLIELDLEVEGRGWRLRKQYLSSRSAELRDLSTGQVSRGADAETQLAMLLGGTGHFALLCVEQGAAMASMAPVKTGGQTFMAAIESEIENVTDGSAARFVAERVKSELATLLTSHNPPRPTGALKTALDERDGLVKQRDEAQGRLERAQMRLDELERLRGELAALSDAAAMAERVRTADAARQAFEEARDAREKYSAAAAALVACERQLGAAQTMLESFERRAGDLSRLETTATETAPLLADCEARAAACSARTLDARGARTALRNALTALERDRKALERSERLAELTQRLDAARAAHTERTQVIEALAGNGAEDKVVDAARREAASIARIEARLTAAAPRVSLAYAPGAAGKVRVDGRPLADGEMLQPTRPITLEIAGIGVITIAPGQSDDVAQDEADLAAHRRTLAKLLQSAGAATLDDAERLLAERRDGEARLSDATARLKASAPEGMDRLQRSHAELAAQAAAADALPSPEGLEARAAEVMEALGAAETQLTSAEGAERDTREELVDLRARATGRAAEIEKLVRELGTPDVRASVHLEKREVLATAQSALNAAVRDAAAWREKAPDETSFADLKRAAAAAEDACQKARNDLALLRQQEAGLLGELKTDRADDVAARLDELNDLVARAEARCRDLQEEASALQLLAQELDASAARTRDRFAKPVVERLAPYLQLILPQARLVLGEDLAPQSLERGSAREDFARLSGGTQEQLGLLVRLAFARLLADTGTPAPLIIDDAVVNTDDDRLMRLFQALQHAAQRHQVLVLSCRQRDFDHLGGHRIALSTWEDARAAA, encoded by the coding sequence ATGAAGATCCGCGCCATTCGTCTGAAGGAAGTCGGCCGTTTCAGCGCGCCGGTTGCGCTCGAAGGCTTGACGGGCGGGCTCGACGTGCTGGCCGGGCCGAACGAACTCGGCAAGTCGACCATCCTCAAGGCGGTGAACACGGCGCTGTTCCTGCCGCACACCTCCAAGAAGCAGGAGATCGAGGAGCTGCGTCCCTACGCCGGCGGCGCGCCGCTGATCGAACTCGACCTCGAGGTCGAGGGTCGCGGCTGGCGGTTGCGCAAGCAGTATCTGTCGTCGCGCTCAGCCGAGCTTCGCGACTTGTCCACCGGGCAGGTGTCGCGCGGGGCGGACGCCGAGACGCAGCTCGCGATGCTGCTCGGCGGTACGGGGCACTTCGCGCTTCTATGCGTCGAGCAGGGTGCGGCGATGGCGAGCATGGCGCCGGTGAAAACCGGCGGCCAGACGTTCATGGCGGCAATCGAGAGCGAGATAGAGAACGTCACCGACGGCAGCGCCGCGCGCTTCGTCGCCGAGCGCGTGAAAAGCGAGTTGGCTACGCTGCTCACCAGCCACAATCCACCACGTCCGACGGGCGCCCTGAAGACGGCACTCGACGAGCGCGACGGGCTCGTCAAGCAGCGCGACGAGGCGCAAGGGCGTCTCGAGCGCGCGCAGATGCGTCTCGACGAGCTTGAGCGGCTGCGCGGGGAGCTTGCGGCGCTGTCCGACGCGGCGGCGATGGCCGAGCGGGTGCGGACTGCGGATGCGGCGCGCCAGGCGTTTGAGGAGGCACGCGACGCGCGCGAGAAATACAGTGCCGCCGCGGCCGCTCTTGTCGCCTGCGAGCGCCAGCTCGGCGCCGCGCAAACGATGTTGGAGAGCTTCGAGCGCCGCGCCGGCGACCTTTCCCGCCTTGAAACTACGGCTACCGAGACCGCGCCGCTGCTGGCCGATTGCGAGGCGCGCGCCGCGGCCTGCAGCGCACGCACGCTGGACGCGCGCGGCGCGCGCACCGCCCTCAGGAATGCGCTCACGGCGCTCGAGCGTGACCGCAAAGCATTGGAGCGCAGCGAGCGTCTGGCGGAGCTGACGCAGCGGCTCGATGCGGCGCGCGCGGCGCACACCGAGCGCACGCAGGTTATCGAGGCCTTGGCCGGCAACGGCGCCGAGGACAAGGTCGTCGACGCCGCACGCCGCGAGGCGGCAAGCATTGCCAGGATCGAGGCGCGCCTTACCGCCGCGGCACCGCGCGTGTCACTCGCCTACGCGCCCGGCGCGGCAGGCAAGGTTAGGGTCGATGGACGCCCGCTCGCTGACGGCGAGATGTTGCAGCCGACGCGGCCGATCACGCTGGAGATCGCCGGCATTGGCGTCATCACCATCGCGCCGGGACAATCGGACGACGTTGCGCAGGACGAGGCTGACCTTGCCGCGCACCGCCGCACACTGGCGAAGCTGTTGCAGAGCGCTGGCGCGGCGACTCTGGACGATGCCGAGCGGCTCCTCGCCGAGCGTCGCGACGGGGAGGCGCGGCTGTCGGATGCCACCGCGCGGCTCAAGGCCTCGGCGCCGGAAGGCATGGATCGCCTGCAGCGGTCGCACGCGGAGCTGGCGGCGCAGGCGGCGGCGGCCGATGCGCTGCCTTCGCCGGAAGGGCTGGAAGCTCGCGCTGCCGAAGTGATGGAGGCGCTCGGCGCCGCCGAGACGCAGCTCACCTCGGCCGAGGGCGCCGAGCGCGACACCCGCGAGGAGCTTGTTGACTTGCGCGCCCGCGCCACCGGCCGCGCGGCCGAGATCGAGAAGCTGGTCCGTGAGCTCGGTACGCCGGATGTGCGCGCGAGCGTGCACCTGGAGAAGCGCGAAGTGCTCGCCACCGCCCAGTCGGCGCTCAACGCCGCGGTGCGCGACGCCGCCGCCTGGCGCGAGAAGGCGCCCGACGAGACGAGCTTCGCTGACTTGAAACGCGCCGCGGCGGCGGCAGAGGATGCCTGCCAGAAGGCGCGCAACGATCTCGCCCTCCTGCGCCAGCAGGAAGCCGGGTTGCTCGGCGAGCTGAAGACCGATCGCGCCGACGACGTCGCCGCGCGCCTCGACGAGCTCAACGATCTCGTCGCGCGCGCCGAAGCGCGCTGCCGCGACCTGCAGGAAGAGGCGTCGGCGCTGCAACTCCTCGCCCAGGAGCTCGACGCGTCGGCGGCCCGCACCCGCGACCGCTTCGCCAAGCCGGTGGTCGAACGCCTGGCGCCCTATCTGCAACTCATCCTGCCGCAGGCGCGGCTCGTGCTCGGCGAGGACCTGGCACCGCAGTCGCTGGAGCGCGGCAGCGCGCGGGAGGACTTTGCGCGTTTGAGCGGCGGCACGCAGGAGCAGCTGGGGCTGCTCGTGCGCCTCGCCTTCGCGCGGCTTCTCGCTGATACCGGTACGCCCGCACCGCTCATCATCGACGATGCCGTGGTCAACACCGACGACGATCGGCTCATGCGCCTGTTCCAGGCGCTGCAGCACGCCGCGCAACGGCATCAGGTGCTGGTGCTCTCCTGTCGGCAGCGCGACTTCGACCACCTGGGTGGCCATCGCATCGCGCTGTCCACCTGGGAAGACGCACGCGCCGCCGCCTGA